Proteins found in one Mucilaginibacter gracilis genomic segment:
- the mobC gene encoding conjugal transfer protein MobC encodes MQTGEDTNGLRKIIDLTRGISIAILCLHFYITCYQVFAGWHWTANITDHLISNIARTGLFGGLWKAKWAALLLLAVSLIGSKGKKDEHIRRDTIAMYIGAGLLFYLGGILCLYLRASYTFIAVTYMAVTSMGYLLILTGGGRLSRLLKANLNKDIFNRENETFPQEERLLENEYSVNLPAEYHYKDKSRKSWINIINPFRGLLVAGTPGAGKSYFVIRHIIEQHIKKGFSMFLYDFKYPDLSLIVYNALLKYRHNYKVKPSFWVIDFDHIQHQCNPLHPESMEDITDASESSRTIMLGLNREWIRKQGDFFVESPINFLTAIIWYLRKYQNGRYCTLPHVIELMRTEYDQLFPILMEEPEISILVDPFVSAYRNKAMNQLEGQIASAKISLARLSSPKLYYVLSGNDFTLDINNPAAPKIVCIGNNPQKQQVYGAVLSLFVSRMIKLANRKGQLKSSLLFDEFPTIFINNMDSLIATARSNKVSTTLAVQDFSQLRKDYGKEQADVIPNIVGNIICGQVTGDTAKQLSERFGKIMQDRTSLSINSSDTSVSRSKQLEHAIPASRISALSSGEFVGMVADDPDNKIDLKLFHSEIQNDHEAIRKETDAYKPIPAARVVTEDDIMENYERIKEEIRDLVETELAPLLERKKAELEKEKQKTQEQQQTIETQKPAEDIKKNDQPGTPPELSM; translated from the coding sequence ATGCAAACCGGGGAAGACACCAACGGACTACGCAAGATCATCGACCTGACCAGGGGTATCAGCATTGCGATATTGTGCCTGCACTTTTATATTACCTGTTACCAGGTGTTTGCGGGCTGGCACTGGACAGCAAATATTACCGACCATCTGATTTCCAATATTGCACGTACAGGCTTATTTGGCGGATTGTGGAAAGCTAAATGGGCAGCGCTGTTATTGCTGGCCGTTTCGCTTATCGGCTCTAAGGGAAAAAAGGATGAGCATATCAGGCGGGATACCATTGCCATGTATATCGGGGCCGGTCTGCTATTCTACCTTGGCGGCATCTTGTGTTTATACCTGCGGGCGAGCTATACTTTTATTGCGGTTACTTATATGGCGGTTACCAGCATGGGTTACCTGCTCATTCTGACGGGTGGCGGTCGTTTGTCGCGTCTGCTCAAAGCCAACCTGAATAAAGATATTTTCAACCGGGAGAACGAAACTTTCCCGCAGGAAGAAAGGTTGCTGGAAAATGAATACTCGGTCAACCTGCCTGCGGAATATCATTATAAAGATAAAAGTCGGAAAAGTTGGATCAACATCATCAATCCGTTCCGTGGTTTATTGGTAGCCGGTACCCCCGGTGCGGGTAAGTCTTACTTTGTGATCCGCCATATCATTGAACAGCATATCAAAAAGGGCTTTTCGATGTTCCTGTATGATTTTAAATACCCTGACTTGTCCCTGATCGTTTATAATGCCCTGTTGAAATACCGGCATAACTACAAGGTCAAGCCCAGTTTTTGGGTGATCGACTTTGACCATATACAGCACCAATGCAATCCGCTTCACCCGGAAAGTATGGAGGATATAACCGATGCTTCGGAATCATCGAGAACCATCATGCTGGGCCTCAACCGAGAATGGATACGCAAGCAGGGTGATTTTTTTGTGGAAAGCCCGATCAACTTTTTGACGGCGATTATCTGGTATTTACGCAAGTATCAAAATGGCAGGTACTGTACGCTGCCGCATGTGATCGAACTGATGCGGACGGAATACGACCAGCTATTCCCGATCCTGATGGAAGAACCGGAAATATCTATACTGGTTGATCCCTTCGTTTCGGCTTACCGTAACAAGGCCATGAACCAGTTAGAAGGTCAGATAGCAAGTGCGAAGATCAGTTTGGCGCGTTTGTCATCACCTAAATTATACTATGTATTAAGCGGTAATGATTTTACACTGGACATCAATAACCCAGCGGCACCGAAGATCGTGTGTATCGGTAACAATCCGCAGAAGCAGCAGGTCTATGGTGCCGTGCTGTCCTTATTTGTTTCCCGGATGATCAAACTGGCCAACCGCAAGGGGCAGTTGAAAAGCAGTTTGTTGTTCGACGAGTTCCCGACGATCTTTATCAATAATATGGATAGCCTGATCGCTACGGCGCGTAGCAATAAAGTATCGACAACTTTAGCCGTACAAGATTTTAGCCAGCTAAGAAAGGATTACGGTAAAGAGCAGGCGGATGTGATCCCCAATATAGTGGGGAATATCATTTGCGGCCAGGTGACCGGGGACACAGCCAAGCAGCTTTCGGAGCGTTTTGGCAAGATCATGCAGGACAGGACGAGTTTATCTATCAACAGTTCGGATACTTCGGTTAGCCGCTCCAAGCAGTTGGAGCATGCCATACCGGCTTCACGTATTTCGGCTTTGTCTTCGGGTGAGTTTGTGGGGATGGTTGCCGACGACCCGGATAATAAGATCGATCTGAAACTTTTTCATAGTGAGATACAGAATGACCATGAAGCCATCAGAAAGGAAACGGACGCTTATAAGCCGATTCCAGCTGCTCGTGTTGTGACTGAGGATGATATTATGGAGAATTATGAACGCATCAAAGAGGAGATCAGGGATTTGGTAGAGACGGAGTTAGCGCCTTTGCTCGAACGTAAAAAGGCAGAGCTAGAAAAGGAAAAGCAGAAAACGCAAGAGCAGCAACAAACAATTGAAACGCAAAAGCCAGCAGAGGATATTAAAAAGAACGACCAGCCAGGTACACCACCGGAGCTAAGTATGTGA
- a CDS encoding RagB/SusD family nutrient uptake outer membrane protein, translating into MSNIKRTIILLYIVLVASSLYGCKKFLDAKPDSKLVVPSTVGDVQALLDYYPRVNNFGASACESSADNYYLTDADWSALTNPDNQRMYIWNKDHLFTASPNSWGQLYDVVNIANTSLLSLSSIERSSANAADWDNAKGQALYLRSQSFLQAAAIWCLAYDPNTASTDLGLPLRLDPDFNKPSVRSSVAETYQQIITDLNTAIRLLPIKPLQVMRSSKPAAYALLARTYLFMRDYNKAGLYADSCLQLNNTLIDYNTLSATATFPFKQFNAEVLVENFVPVPPNLSKVRAKIVADLYNSYSSNDLRKTVFFSKNSDGSFGFKGSYEGSNGLFGGIATDEVYLMRAECTARQGNATQAMIDLNTLLKTRYSNKVAYNPFSAATPNDALNIILIERRKELLYRCLRWMDLKRLNKEGANISLTRTVNGQTYILPSNDLRYALPIPEDVIVLSGMNQNLR; encoded by the coding sequence ATGTCAAATATTAAAAGAACTATCATTTTACTATATATCGTACTGGTTGCCAGTTCATTGTATGGTTGCAAAAAATTCTTGGACGCAAAACCGGACAGTAAACTGGTTGTGCCGTCAACAGTCGGCGACGTGCAGGCATTGTTAGACTACTATCCGAGGGTCAACAACTTCGGCGCATCCGCGTGCGAATCAAGTGCCGATAATTATTACCTGACAGATGCCGATTGGTCGGCCTTAACCAACCCGGACAATCAGCGAATGTATATTTGGAATAAGGATCATCTATTTACCGCATCGCCAAATTCATGGGGGCAATTATACGATGTAGTCAATATTGCTAACACCAGTCTGTTGAGCCTTAGCAGTATAGAAAGGTCATCCGCCAATGCAGCCGATTGGGACAATGCTAAAGGCCAGGCATTGTATTTGAGATCACAATCCTTTTTGCAAGCCGCAGCGATTTGGTGCTTAGCTTATGATCCGAATACAGCATCGACCGACTTGGGACTGCCGTTAAGATTAGACCCGGACTTCAATAAACCATCGGTTCGGTCATCGGTCGCCGAAACTTATCAGCAGATCATAACAGACCTTAACACAGCTATTCGTCTGCTACCCATAAAACCACTTCAGGTGATGCGCTCATCAAAACCGGCGGCCTATGCTTTATTAGCCAGAACCTACCTCTTTATGAGGGATTATAATAAAGCAGGTTTATATGCTGATTCCTGTTTGCAATTAAATAACACACTGATAGATTACAATACCCTTTCAGCTACTGCTACGTTTCCATTCAAACAGTTCAATGCAGAAGTGCTTGTAGAAAATTTCGTACCTGTACCCCCGAACCTTAGTAAAGTCAGAGCAAAAATTGTAGCTGATCTTTATAACTCTTATTCCAGTAACGATCTGCGAAAAACCGTCTTTTTCAGCAAGAACAGTGACGGAAGTTTTGGATTCAAAGGCAGTTATGAAGGCAGTAATGGCCTGTTTGGAGGCATTGCCACCGATGAAGTTTACCTGATGAGGGCCGAATGTACTGCAAGGCAGGGAAACGCAACGCAAGCGATGATTGACTTAAACACCCTGTTGAAAACGAGATATTCTAACAAAGTTGCGTACAATCCTTTTAGTGCCGCAACTCCTAATGATGCCTTAAATATTATTTTGATAGAGCGAAGAAAGGAACTGCTATACCGCTGTTTACGATGGATGGACTTGAAGCGTTTAAATAAAGAAGGTGCCAATATAAGTTTGACGCGAACAGTGAACGGACAGACTTATATTTTGCCGTCAAATGATTTACGGTACGCGTTACCGATTCCTGAAGATGTGATTGTGCTTAGCGGTATGAATCAAAATTTAAGATAA
- a CDS encoding SusC/RagA family TonB-linked outer membrane protein, translating into MDFNAIRISGSVHLCVPRKTLLVMKITTFLLLMTIMTVSATSLAQKISLSEKNASLEQVLNKIRQQSGYDFVYSEDLFLNASPITVNIKNATLDEALKASLKNQALDFKIENGAVVFKVKEESFINKIKSALAVPIIVSGKVTDTTGAPLIGATIAIRGSNALTTNDQGEFTIKAELGQQVIVTFIGYLPYTFRVIDNMPFQSIVLKVSSSKLNEVVVSTGYQTLPKERATGSFTQIDNKTFNEQVSTDVISRLEAVANSVSVSRKTAGNTAQLMVRGLSTIQGVKQPLIIVDNFPYDGDINNINPNEVQDITILKDAAAASVWGTKAGNGVIVITTKKGKFNQKTAVEGNAITTITDKPNLFYLPQMSSNDFINVEQFLFSKGYRFSDTASTGHPPFSPVYEILLKQQNGQLSQAAATAQINALRNLDVRNDLNKYFYQKAVNQQYSINMNGGSNNIAWLVFAGYDKNINELNAKNDRLNIRTQNTFSLAKNLQLSVGAVYTQTNNTSGKPSYSDISTSIGSIPPYTQIADANGNPLPVAKDYRLSYINSAGSGKLLDWNYYPLTDYQHVNKTIKGNDLLANLGLNYKITSWLNADIKYQFEKQQVTNNTIYDANSYYARNLINQFTQINQTFNTVLNVIPKGGIYDLSINNITSNDVRGQLNFNKTSGKFDISAIAGGEISQKALDQNSYRVYGYDGNILTTTNVDYANSYPTFVQGIYSFIPSNVNFLKNLNRYVSTYANAALTYDEKYTLSLSGRRDASNLFGVSTNNKWTPLWSSGLSWDISKEKFYNSKLVPYLKLRATYGYSGNVNPDATAVTTVAYNITSPYTQTPTAVIDKFYNPDLRWEKVGILNIGLDFKMLNNRISGSLEYYRKNATDLFGSVPVDYTVGLVNTTIVKNVASMQGNGADLELNSINLDGAVKWLTNINLSYYRDKITNYYLSSYQGSNFVNGGQLIAGIIGKPVYSIFSYKWAGLDPATGDPQGYLNGQVSKDYLNITGSGTTINDLKYNGPAFPVIFGSMGNTVSYKNLSITARVLYKFGYYFQRQSISYSSLFANNVGHSDYSLRWQKTGDEKATNVPSIVYPADPARDAFYNGSEALVDRADNIRLQYININYSFKLRPSASGFNKLQAFVVFNNLGIIWKATHAPVDPDYNSSVIPPSKSISLGIKGTF; encoded by the coding sequence ATGGATTTTAATGCAATACGCATTAGCGGCAGCGTGCATTTATGTGTGCCGCGTAAAACACTACTCGTCATGAAGATTACGACCTTTCTTCTGCTGATGACTATAATGACTGTCAGCGCTACTAGCCTGGCACAAAAGATCTCCCTTAGTGAAAAGAATGCCAGTTTGGAACAGGTGCTGAACAAAATACGCCAGCAAAGCGGTTATGATTTTGTTTATAGTGAAGATTTGTTTCTGAATGCATCGCCTATTACGGTAAATATAAAAAATGCGACGCTGGATGAGGCGCTTAAAGCGAGTTTAAAAAATCAGGCACTTGATTTTAAGATTGAAAATGGTGCAGTGGTTTTTAAGGTTAAAGAGGAAAGCTTTATTAATAAAATAAAAAGCGCCCTTGCTGTTCCTATAATCGTATCCGGCAAGGTAACTGACACCACGGGGGCACCTTTAATCGGGGCAACCATAGCCATAAGGGGTAGCAACGCGCTGACCACTAACGACCAGGGCGAGTTCACGATCAAGGCCGAATTAGGGCAACAAGTAATAGTAACTTTTATTGGTTATCTGCCTTACACGTTTAGGGTAATTGATAACATGCCTTTTCAAAGTATTGTTTTAAAAGTAAGTTCAAGTAAGTTAAACGAGGTAGTTGTAAGCACAGGTTATCAAACCTTACCAAAAGAAAGGGCAACAGGTTCATTTACGCAAATTGATAATAAAACATTCAATGAACAGGTCAGCACTGATGTTATTAGCCGGTTGGAGGCAGTGGCCAACAGTGTTTCCGTGTCCCGAAAAACGGCAGGAAATACTGCTCAACTAATGGTACGCGGATTGAGCACGATACAAGGTGTGAAGCAACCTTTGATTATCGTTGATAATTTTCCTTACGATGGCGATATCAATAACATTAACCCTAATGAGGTACAGGATATTACCATTTTGAAAGATGCCGCTGCCGCATCTGTTTGGGGCACTAAAGCAGGGAATGGTGTAATTGTCATCACTACTAAAAAAGGGAAATTCAATCAAAAAACCGCGGTTGAAGGAAATGCCATAACGACTATTACCGACAAACCGAACCTTTTTTATCTGCCACAGATGTCATCCAACGATTTTATCAATGTGGAGCAGTTTTTATTTAGTAAAGGTTATCGTTTTTCCGATACTGCCAGTACAGGTCACCCGCCCTTTTCTCCAGTTTATGAAATCCTATTAAAACAACAGAACGGCCAGCTTTCCCAGGCGGCTGCAACCGCACAGATTAATGCGCTCCGTAATCTTGATGTCCGAAATGATTTGAATAAATATTTTTATCAGAAAGCGGTCAACCAGCAATACTCAATCAATATGAACGGTGGAAGCAATAATATTGCCTGGTTGGTCTTTGCAGGATATGATAAGAATATCAATGAATTGAACGCCAAGAATGACCGGCTCAATATCAGAACCCAAAATACTTTTAGTCTTGCCAAGAATCTGCAACTTTCTGTCGGGGCAGTATACACACAGACGAATAACACAAGCGGCAAACCTTCCTATTCCGATATATCAACCAGTATTGGCAGTATTCCGCCTTATACTCAAATAGCTGATGCAAACGGCAACCCGCTGCCTGTTGCGAAAGATTACCGATTAAGCTATATCAATTCAGCTGGCAGCGGAAAGTTGCTGGACTGGAACTATTATCCGCTCACCGACTACCAGCATGTAAATAAAACTATTAAAGGCAATGACCTTTTAGCCAATCTTGGCTTAAATTACAAAATAACATCATGGCTGAACGCTGATATTAAATACCAGTTTGAGAAGCAGCAGGTCACAAACAATACCATTTATGATGCAAACAGTTATTATGCTCGCAATTTGATTAACCAGTTTACGCAAATTAACCAGACTTTTAATACCGTTCTAAATGTAATTCCGAAAGGGGGCATCTATGATCTTTCTATCAATAATATCACGTCAAATGACGTAAGAGGTCAGTTAAACTTCAATAAGACAAGCGGCAAATTTGACATCAGCGCCATTGCAGGCGGTGAAATTAGTCAAAAGGCATTAGATCAAAACAGTTACCGGGTATATGGTTATGACGGCAACATCTTAACAACAACTAATGTAGACTACGCTAATTCTTATCCGACCTTCGTTCAGGGAATTTACAGCTTTATTCCATCCAACGTTAATTTCCTTAAAAATCTGAACCGCTATGTATCCACCTATGCAAACGCCGCGCTAACTTATGATGAAAAATATACACTGTCACTAAGCGGGCGCAGGGATGCCTCAAACCTGTTTGGCGTTTCCACGAATAATAAATGGACACCATTATGGTCTTCGGGGTTGAGTTGGGATATATCAAAAGAGAAATTTTATAATAGTAAGCTTGTTCCCTATTTGAAATTGCGGGCAACTTATGGGTACAGTGGCAATGTAAACCCTGATGCAACCGCAGTTACGACAGTTGCATATAATATTACCTCACCCTATACACAGACACCTACAGCGGTGATTGACAAATTTTACAATCCCGATTTAAGATGGGAAAAAGTCGGTATCTTAAATATTGGTCTTGATTTTAAAATGCTGAATAACAGGATAAGCGGAAGCCTGGAATATTACCGTAAAAATGCCACTGACCTTTTTGGTAGTGTCCCTGTGGATTATACGGTAGGCTTGGTCAATACCACTATTGTTAAAAATGTAGCGAGTATGCAGGGTAATGGTGCCGACCTGGAACTTAATTCCATCAACTTAGACGGGGCAGTCAAATGGTTAACCAATATCAATTTGAGCTACTATCGGGACAAGATAACCAACTATTATTTGAGTTCATACCAAGGCAGTAATTTTGTCAATGGCGGGCAGTTAATTGCTGGCATTATCGGCAAACCGGTTTATTCAATATTTTCCTATAAATGGGCTGGATTAGACCCGGCCACGGGCGACCCACAGGGTTATCTAAACGGGCAGGTTAGCAAAGATTATTTGAATATAACGGGGAGCGGTACCACGATAAATGATTTGAAATATAATGGCCCGGCATTCCCTGTTATTTTTGGTTCGATGGGTAATACAGTTTCGTATAAGAATCTGTCTATTACCGCAAGGGTTCTATATAAGTTTGGCTATTATTTTCAAAGACAATCAATCAGTTATTCTTCTCTTTTTGCCAATAACGTAGGTCATTCTGATTATAGTCTGCGCTGGCAGAAAACCGGTGATGAGAAAGCCACTAATGTGCCGTCCATTGTTTACCCTGCCGACCCGGCACGTGATGCATTTTATAATGGATCAGAGGCGTTGGTTGACAGGGCTGATAACATCAGGTTACAATACATCAATATCAATTATTCCTTTAAGCTTAGACCATCTGCCAGCGGCTTCAATAAGCTACAGGCATTTGTTGTGTTTAACAATTTAGGAATAATCTGGAAAGCAACCCATGCACCCGTAGATCCTGATTATAACAGTTCGGTTATACCACCTTCTAAATCAATTAGTTTAGGCATTAAAGGAACATTTTAA
- a CDS encoding DUF5712 family protein: MYINITASETGNNKGSSGELVHYLEKENRQAAKQQPEKESERWFSNGRTDIQPHEVRAAIDKNVAKLLRVDAKFFLVNISPSQKELRHLMENYGDAGREEQLKRYAEKIMDEYARNFKRPGISGSKDLVWFGKLEHYRYYSYKDKEVRQGKKQNGARKEGDQLHIQVIVSRKDATNKIKLSPQNKSRGSNEEHSKKVGQFDRVAFKASGEHIFDQTFAFERGLSESFRYANGIKNGTAEERQNLNNEQAAKPSESKQANMNPTAPTTQATVQNHTISTKDVLEALLMPTRDEATASLLGIKRRKRKGHSNDQEMSL; the protein is encoded by the coding sequence ATGTATATCAATATTACAGCTAGCGAGACTGGTAACAATAAAGGCAGCAGCGGAGAATTGGTGCATTACCTCGAAAAAGAGAACCGGCAGGCTGCCAAACAGCAGCCCGAAAAAGAATCCGAACGCTGGTTTAGCAATGGTCGCACGGATATACAGCCGCACGAGGTACGGGCGGCAATAGACAAAAATGTAGCCAAGCTGCTGCGGGTGGACGCAAAATTTTTCCTGGTCAATATCAGTCCCAGTCAAAAGGAGCTGCGCCACCTGATGGAAAATTACGGGGATGCAGGCCGGGAGGAACAACTCAAAAGGTATGCTGAAAAGATTATGGACGAATACGCCCGCAACTTTAAAAGGCCGGGTATCAGCGGCAGTAAAGACCTGGTATGGTTCGGTAAACTGGAACACTACCGCTACTACTCTTATAAAGATAAAGAGGTCAGGCAAGGCAAAAAACAGAACGGTGCACGCAAAGAGGGTGACCAGCTGCATATACAGGTCATTGTTTCCCGCAAGGATGCCACCAATAAGATCAAACTCAGCCCGCAGAATAAGTCAAGGGGCAGCAACGAAGAACATTCTAAAAAGGTCGGCCAGTTCGACCGGGTAGCATTTAAGGCATCCGGCGAGCACATTTTCGACCAGACATTCGCTTTTGAACGTGGCCTGTCCGAAAGCTTCCGTTATGCCAACGGTATCAAAAATGGAACAGCCGAAGAAAGGCAGAACCTGAACAATGAGCAGGCAGCAAAACCATCGGAAAGCAAGCAGGCCAATATGAACCCCACTGCCCCAACTACGCAAGCTACCGTACAAAACCATACGATCAGCACCAAAGATGTGCTGGAAGCCTTGCTCATGCCGACAAGGGATGAAGCGACGGCCAGTTTATTGGGCATTAAACGCCGCAAACGTAAAGGTCATAGTAACGACCAGGAAATGAGTTTATAA
- a CDS encoding RNA polymerase sigma factor, with protein sequence MKITKIGIIELFSLFLLEEKNTSMSVKALHTDHELLQLIAGGDQRAFRILYKKYHPVIFAFTYHLSGSKQEAQDIVQETMLYVWQRAGELSMMEKPLAFLKTYVKRRGIDMLRKQLTAQKSEATFGRNWQEAENETEQSMLLKDVRDQIEAAVSKLPNQQQQVYRLCYQQGLKYEEAAEQLKISHGTVQKHMKLALRALREQLKNNISYAALLIILKFL encoded by the coding sequence TTGAAAATCACTAAAATTGGCATCATTGAATTGTTTTCCTTATTTTTATTGGAAGAAAAAAACACTTCAATGTCCGTCAAAGCCCTGCATACTGATCATGAACTGCTGCAATTGATTGCGGGGGGTGACCAGCGTGCATTCCGGATATTGTACAAAAAATACCACCCGGTCATTTTCGCATTCACCTATCATTTATCCGGCTCTAAGCAGGAGGCGCAGGATATCGTACAGGAAACCATGTTATACGTCTGGCAGCGTGCCGGGGAATTGAGCATGATGGAAAAGCCTTTGGCTTTCCTGAAAACGTATGTCAAACGTCGCGGTATTGATATGCTCCGCAAACAATTGACCGCGCAAAAGAGCGAGGCTACGTTTGGCCGGAACTGGCAGGAAGCCGAGAATGAAACCGAACAAAGTATGTTGCTGAAAGATGTTCGTGACCAGATCGAAGCGGCAGTAAGCAAATTACCAAACCAGCAACAACAGGTTTACCGCTTGTGTTACCAACAGGGTCTGAAATACGAAGAAGCGGCTGAACAATTGAAAATATCTCACGGCACGGTGCAAAAGCACATGAAATTAGCCCTTCGCGCGTTGCGGGAGCAGTTAAAAAACAATATTTCCTATGCGGCGCTGCTTATAATTTTAAAGTTTCTGTAA
- a CDS encoding BfmA/BtgA family mobilization protein — translation MPCSPGEQGLQYTPGVLFSCGITKNDTKSTRYGTPSLMEDQNIKNIRFPVETDKHLIRLAEKLGRTKLTVFKQMVEYFYRTKKDPLDINDELLKNTIVKGHQNLTGFIRVQEQTLLMPMKQDMDRMIGSQKKILECFNKQILEHNRQSEQQLTAMQNQLVQGQQNKEQLKARFLYLLDSYAKTSSQGGGINKDDLLIRIKEQVKNL, via the coding sequence TTGCCCTGTTCGCCCGGCGAACAAGGTTTGCAGTACACTCCGGGTGTACTGTTTAGCTGCGGCATCACTAAGAACGATACAAAAAGTACACGCTACGGTACACCATCGCTTATGGAAGATCAAAATATCAAGAATATCCGCTTCCCGGTAGAAACCGATAAGCACCTGATCAGGCTGGCCGAAAAACTTGGCCGGACAAAGCTCACGGTCTTTAAGCAAATGGTCGAATACTTCTATCGTACCAAGAAAGACCCGCTGGATATTAATGATGAACTGCTAAAGAACACTATCGTTAAAGGGCATCAAAACCTGACCGGTTTTATCAGGGTGCAGGAACAAACCCTGCTCATGCCGATGAAGCAGGATATGGATCGCATGATCGGCTCCCAGAAGAAAATACTGGAATGTTTTAACAAGCAAATACTGGAGCATAACCGGCAGAGTGAACAGCAGCTCACGGCAATGCAAAATCAATTAGTACAAGGACAGCAAAACAAAGAGCAGCTCAAAGCACGCTTTCTGTATTTACTGGACAGTTACGCCAAAACCAGCAGTCAGGGCGGCGGCATCAACAAAGACGATTTATTAATAAGAATAAAGGAACAGGTTAAAAACTTATAG
- a CDS encoding FecR family protein translates to MMDENKLQYLFEQFQQGKLSSDERLEWESYVNSGEQSPAFAEWLENQWSKAEVSELVMDQDTEKAIYDYVVIQPQTSEKTRRLWPRIVAAASILLILSFGTYYLMNREAPGQNSVTAELIAPVQKGVYLTLSNGQKIALDQKHIGRKKVADGTQLDQNSNELSYQQENAATEPQVHTLTNNSNAKYSLVLADGSQAYLDIASSITYPVAFSGKERNVTVTGQVYFKVKHNAAQPFSVHVRDQVIEDIGTEFNIDAYHNIKTTLVQGAVRIHTGATKSLVLKPGNEAYLENNELVSTTADLEMATIWLQGKIPLNHRTLESVLTEVGRIYDVQFIWQDASLKQLKFGGAVSRTQKLSNILNFFRNTGKVDFTVDGKTVTVFKKKK, encoded by the coding sequence ATGATGGACGAAAACAAACTCCAGTATTTATTTGAACAATTCCAACAAGGAAAACTAAGCTCTGATGAACGGCTAGAGTGGGAAAGCTATGTTAACTCTGGTGAGCAAAGTCCTGCCTTTGCTGAGTGGTTGGAAAATCAGTGGTCAAAAGCAGAGGTTTCAGAACTTGTAATGGATCAGGACACCGAAAAAGCGATTTACGATTATGTAGTAATACAACCCCAAACATCTGAAAAAACCCGGAGGCTTTGGCCGAGGATCGTTGCCGCAGCTTCTATTCTTCTCATCTTATCTTTTGGTACTTATTACTTAATGAACCGGGAGGCACCAGGACAAAACAGCGTTACTGCGGAATTGATAGCCCCTGTTCAAAAGGGTGTTTACCTTACCTTATCTAATGGTCAAAAAATAGCGCTCGATCAAAAACACATTGGCCGCAAAAAAGTAGCCGATGGCACACAGCTCGATCAAAACAGCAACGAATTAAGCTATCAACAAGAAAATGCTGCTACGGAACCGCAAGTGCATACGCTCACCAACAATAGTAACGCTAAATACAGTTTGGTATTGGCTGATGGTAGCCAGGCTTATCTGGATATTGCATCAAGTATTACCTATCCGGTAGCTTTCAGCGGTAAAGAAAGAAATGTTACTGTGACCGGGCAGGTTTATTTTAAGGTAAAGCATAATGCAGCACAGCCTTTTAGTGTTCATGTGAGAGATCAGGTTATTGAGGATATTGGTACGGAATTCAATATCGATGCGTATCATAACATTAAAACCACATTGGTGCAGGGCGCTGTTCGTATCCATACAGGTGCAACAAAATCACTTGTCTTGAAGCCGGGTAACGAAGCTTATCTGGAAAATAACGAATTGGTTAGTACCACAGCCGATTTGGAAATGGCGACGATTTGGTTGCAGGGCAAGATACCGCTGAATCACCGCACATTGGAAAGTGTGCTTACCGAAGTCGGCCGTATCTATGATGTGCAGTTTATCTGGCAGGACGCCAGCCTGAAGCAATTGAAATTTGGTGGAGCGGTCAGCCGCACCCAAAAGCTGAGCAATATTCTGAACTTTTTCCGTAATACGGGCAAAGTGGATTTTACAGTGGATGGAAAGACCGTAACGGTATTTAAAAAGAAGAAATAA